The genomic region CTTAATTTTCCATCCATAAAATATTAGGGGAACGTGTGCGTCGTAGCTGTAGGGGCTGCTTTGCGCCGATGAAGTTTCCCCTCTCTCTGTCCATCCTGGTTCAAGGAAGAAAATTATATCGCCCGAACGCTTGATATTGTAGCTGTTCTGCATCTTGAATAGGTTGCCCTCGCTGAAGGCCATGTTTGTCATGGTGGTAGCGGTGGTAGCGGTGGCAACCCCCGAGAACTGAACCATGAATTCGCTTATCTTATTCTGAAAATCGGAGAGGTTTATGTTGCTATCCTCAATTAGGTTGCGGTTCAAAAAAATCTGCTTTTGATCGTAGCCCTTAATCCACTCTCCCTTGCCATAGGTTACCGAGAGGTAACTCTTTAGTAGGGCAATGGACTGCTTCGGTTCGAAGGTTCCTCCTGGGACGCGAACGCTTCCCTTCTTTCCAGGGCTGTCGGAAGTTCCGTGGTCGGAGGTGAGGATTACCAGCACGTTTTCACGCCCAATGGTTTCGTTTAGGAATTTCATGAAGTGCGCCAATTCGGAGTCGAGGCGGTAGTAGGCATCTTCCAACTCCACTGAGTTTGTTCCATACTTCCTGCAAATGTCGGCAGTGGGAGCAAAGTAAACCGTAAGCAGATCGGTGGCGTCATCCTTTCCCAAATTTTCGTTTACAATGGCCGATAGCGCAAAATCTTTTGAGTAGCTATTCCCGTACGGGGTTTCAGCGAGGATGCTGAAATCTTTGTCCTTGGCCTTTTCTGCAAAGAGTGATTTAATAAGCGTGAGGGGATTTTTTCGGGTTTCTTCTATGTCTTTTCTTTTAATGGTATCGATAGCCGAAATGTCCGGTGATATATAGTTGCCCAGTGGAAGTAGTGTTTCCCAAGAGCGCTGCACATAGTCTTCGGCAAACTGTTTTTTGTTAAAATCGGAGACCCACTCGGGTAATTCTTTTTGGTAAAAATTACTGGTCATCCATGTCCCATGGTAGGGGTTTAGCCAGTATGCTCCATCACCCGAGTGCCCTGCTGCCAGGACTGCCTGCTGAGGGTCGAGTGAGACCGCGAAAACCTTCGATGCAGGATTCCATCGCTTTAGCTCATCGCCAAGGGTGCTGGCCATCATGTTGCGAGGCGAGTGCGAACCATACATATCATCGCCACCCACACCGCGGTAGCGCTTGTCGAAGGTGGCGGTAACCATTTCGTTGTTGGATCGGTTCAGCCAGCGGTCGGAGACTATACCGTGTGAGGCTGGTTGCGCTCCCGTGAGGAGGGTGGCAATTCCGGGTGCCGATTGTGTGAGCAGGTAGTTGTAGTTGGCGTTCTTGCAAAACGAACCTTCGTTTACTAGGACTTTAAATCCATCGTCCGAGAAATTTTGCCAGTAGCGGTGTAGAAAGTCGTTGCGCATTTGTCCAACAACAAGTTGAACAATAAGTTTTGGTCTTTCAGGTGGCTGCAGTTTGTTCGATTGTGCTTGCGTATTCAGTAAAGGGGTAATGCTAATCAGAATAATTAATGCGAAATGCTTCATATTAAGAGTAATGTTATTGCTATACTACTTCGAAATTACAAATTTGAGGGTAACTCTTTTATCGTTATGGGTAAGGGTGATGAGGTAAATACCGCTGCTTACGGTTCCCTGATTCATGATGCTGCTGACTGACCATTGGTTCTCGCCAGCTATAGAGGGCACCTTCCTGTTGGCTATGGCTTGTCCCAGTGAATTGTATATGGTAAGGCTAACTATTCCAGGTGTCTCGGCGAAGTAAATAATTTGGGATTCACTACCACTGCCCTTAATATAAAAGGTGCGTATCGGCTGGTTGAGTTGATCGGCCGACGATGTGTTTTTTGTGAGAACAACGTTTTCCTCCTTGCGGTCGATAAACGATCCAATGGTAATCGTCCTCTCTTCTGTGTTATATCCCAATGCGGAATAGGCGAAGGTATAGGTCCCCGGAGCGATTAGTCGGTAGTATGTTCCGGTGGTTGCGTTGCTCCAAGTTTGGGTGCTATCGCTATCGTGGTTTTTGGCAGTGACGAGTGCTCTTACGTAATTTCCATCGCTATCCTTAACCGTGCCGTAAAGTCCAGTAAGCACTCTGTTCATATATGCAAAAAGTGATTTGCGGTTGGCCCGCCAGTAGTAGGGCAGCTGATCCGATCCTACTAACTTTGTGAGAGAAATCTCTATGGTGACTTCTTTGCAGTGGTGCCAGTAGCCCATATAGTCTTGTCGGCCCCCTGTGATCCGATACCAATCTGCTCCGTTGGTTACTCCATTTGCTTCAATTTCGGTGAAGTATGATGAGTTGCCATCTGTTTGAGCCAAGTGGGCGTATTCTAACGATGTCGTCAGAAACCACTCCTTGTCCGGGTGGGTCTTTTCGCTTGTTAGGTGGTAATCCCATGGGTAGTTTACCACCTCGGTGCCGCCATGGAAATTGGCCGAAAGCACAATGGGGTTGGCTTTTGCAAAGTCCATCATTATCTGTGTTTCGGTTTGGGTTGTATTTCCATCGGGGTTCTTCCCAAACCAGGGGTCGGGGAAGTTGCGGTTAAGGTCAACCCCATTCTTATTGTAGCGTCTGGCCCCATTTAAATTTTGGTTACCGTCGTAGTAAGTAATGCCGTTGTAAGTGCCGTCGGGGTTGGCGTTGGGGTTTATAAAGACGATGGCTTTATCGAGCAGATTTGTAACCGCTGAGGCTTGTCCGTAGGTGGTAAGGAGGCTGTCAATTAGCCGAAGCATGAGGCCATAGCCGGTGGTTTCGTCGCCGTGCATGGTACTGGTAAGAAACACGGCAGGCTTGCCTATATCTTGGGAAACATTGGCCGATATTTTTGCCACATATATTTTTCGTCCGCCTACGCTAGTGCCAATGCTATCGAGCTTGCAGAGGGTGGGGTAGGTAGCTTCAAATTTTTTCATCATGGCGCGGTAAACCTCGTAGGTGGGGTAGCGATCCCATGCAGCCATTTCGCTTAGGGTTGTGGCCATATTCACCGCTCTGGTGTTAAGCAGCGATGGTCTGTTAAGCAGCGTGTAGCGATAGCCCAATTCTTTGAATTTAACCATCTCCTTGGGCGAAGCATAGGCCCACACCTGCAAATCCTTTACGTTGTCTATTGATATTATGCGGGTGATATCCTTCAATACTTCCTTGTTCTCTACGTTGAAGGTAAAGTAGTATTCAACATCATCCTGCGCAAAGGCTGTGGTGGAGAGCGCTATAAATAAAATGAATAGTAGCTGCTTCATGGATGTGATTTTTGGATGGGTAAATATACAAAAGATATGGAGGTTGAGGTGGTGAGGAATGGTTTTTGGCTATATTCGCACTTGTAAGGGTTTGTGGGGCACGGACAGGAAAAATGTCCGCGCGAGCATGGAGGGATTTACCTACAGTCGAACTGATAACTTGATCATGAAGGAATACGAATATATTCAATTCTCAAGGAGGCCATTGTCACTTTATCTATGGCCATTACTCTCTGTTATGCTTTTTGTTTTTTTAGTTATGAAGCAGTGGGATTTGTTTAACAATATTGTCTTTACGACTGTGTTGATTTTGTTCTATTATTACTCTTTTTTACGGTATGCCTGTGAAATATATGTAAGTAGTGATGTTGTGAAAATACACTATTTGGTCCCTTGGCTGACAGACCGGCTTATACCCAAAAATTGTTTAGTAGGGGCCGATTATCTGGTTAGTTTTTGGGATATGCAGTCTTCATCCACGAAATCGCGCAACTTTAAGAATGTTTGTTACGATACGCTTTTTCTTGATGCGGAAGATGGAAGCCAATTCGAACTGATAAATATTAACACACGGCTGACCTACTTTAATAAGTTGAGGGAGTATATCTCAGAATGCAAATAAGATTATTCCTGCTGAAGTAGCAACGACCGCGGTTAGTTTTATTCTTAACGAATTGTCGTTGGCCTTCTTCTTTTGCTCGGCCATTGCTTGTTGATCTTGGTTAAGTCTACTTTCGGTAAACTATCCGTATAATCAACTTTCCATTTGGAGTTATTGTCGACCGTCAAAAAACAGAAGCAGTGGATATTCTCAGTAGAGAATAGTCGCCCCTTCTGCTTTTTAGTGGTGCTTTTTTTGTGCTAGGCCTAATTCTAATGATCATTGGCCTTACCCTTGAGTGGAATCACCTCTCTTTTTGGTAGGCAGTTCTCCCTTTTTACCCCAAATGGCTAAGTTTTTGCCTCGATCACCTCGCTTTTAGTGAGGTTGTTCTACCCTAAAGCGAGAACGTTCTGGGTTCAAGTGAGAATGTTCTCACTTATACCTAGAATTTTTAGCTGACAAAGGTTCTTGATTCTCGCTTTTAGCGAGGTTGTTCTCCCTTTAAGCGAGAATGTTCTAACTTATACCGAGAATATTCTCGCTTTTAATTAGGTTGTAGAGGGTAAAAGTTAGGTTCACGCCCTTTATAGTTAGCCCGCTGGGGTTTAACGTTAGGTTGGCTTCCTTTGGAATTAGCCGAATCTCCCTTTAGGCCAGGTAATGCACCTTCAAGTGAGCATAAAACTCACCCCGCTTATAAATATCGCACTTCGTGATATGGATATGTCACGAAGTGGTCTCTGTGCCTCCATGTTAAAAAACTCCATGTTAAATCGGAAGTGCATAATTACCTAATTCCTCTGAGCCTTCTTGTTTTTGACGCCAATCGACTTCCATGAATAACTCCGAGTATAACTATATCCGAATACTTTACTTTGAAGATAATGTGTCAGCTGAGGCAAACCGCTTTTCGGTAGATTTTGTTTTTGGTTGGAAGCTCTTTACACTCATGGAAAGCAAGTGGGCTTTTTTCAATTCGTTCGATTGTTTGGAAAATAGCATCACCCACTCGGATAGCGTTTAATGGCTCGTGCTTAATGTATGCAATAAAGCCGGTAATGCTATTGATGTCTTTTAGGGCGTGCTCCGTTAGCCTTAGCGAATAAGCTTTTGGAGTTTCTTCCTTTGCTCTGCCCATCGCTGTTTGGCTTCGGTTAAGTTTACTGTGGGTGAATTCTCTGTGTAGTTCACCCAACTTTTAAAGTCCTCATCGCTTATAGGTTCACCGGGCAAAGAATAGTTGGCTCGTGTTGGTTCTTCTACGATGCGAATCAAATGCTTGCGTTCTAAGTCCTGCAATGCCTTGAGCGAATCGTTGTCTGTGAGTTCTATGACTACCGTTTGCATAATACCTCCATTAAGCTCGTTTAAACGCTGTTGCA from Williamwhitmania taraxaci harbors:
- a CDS encoding alkaline phosphatase family protein produces the protein MKHFALIILISITPLLNTQAQSNKLQPPERPKLIVQLVVGQMRNDFLHRYWQNFSDDGFKVLVNEGSFCKNANYNYLLTQSAPGIATLLTGAQPASHGIVSDRWLNRSNNEMVTATFDKRYRGVGGDDMYGSHSPRNMMASTLGDELKRWNPASKVFAVSLDPQQAVLAAGHSGDGAYWLNPYHGTWMTSNFYQKELPEWVSDFNKKQFAEDYVQRSWETLLPLGNYISPDISAIDTIKRKDIEETRKNPLTLIKSLFAEKAKDKDFSILAETPYGNSYSKDFALSAIVNENLGKDDATDLLTVYFAPTADICRKYGTNSVELEDAYYRLDSELAHFMKFLNETIGRENVLVILTSDHGTSDSPGKKGSVRVPGGTFEPKQSIALLKSYLSVTYGKGEWIKGYDQKQIFLNRNLIEDSNINLSDFQNKISEFMVQFSGVATATTATTMTNMAFSEGNLFKMQNSYNIKRSGDIIFFLEPGWTERGETSSAQSSPYSYDAHVPLIFYGWKIKRKSIFTPMDIADVAPTIATFIDISWPNAASGKPLEEMFR
- a CDS encoding M14 family zinc carboxypeptidase, with the translated sequence MKQLLFILFIALSTTAFAQDDVEYYFTFNVENKEVLKDITRIISIDNVKDLQVWAYASPKEMVKFKELGYRYTLLNRPSLLNTRAVNMATTLSEMAAWDRYPTYEVYRAMMKKFEATYPTLCKLDSIGTSVGGRKIYVAKISANVSQDIGKPAVFLTSTMHGDETTGYGLMLRLIDSLLTTYGQASAVTNLLDKAIVFINPNANPDGTYNGITYYDGNQNLNGARRYNKNGVDLNRNFPDPWFGKNPDGNTTQTETQIMMDFAKANPIVLSANFHGGTEVVNYPWDYHLTSEKTHPDKEWFLTTSLEYAHLAQTDGNSSYFTEIEANGVTNGADWYRITGGRQDYMGYWHHCKEVTIEISLTKLVGSDQLPYYWRANRKSLFAYMNRVLTGLYGTVKDSDGNYVRALVTAKNHDSDSTQTWSNATTGTYYRLIAPGTYTFAYSALGYNTEERTITIGSFIDRKEENVVLTKNTSSADQLNQPIRTFYIKGSGSESQIIYFAETPGIVSLTIYNSLGQAIANRKVPSIAGENQWSVSSIMNQGTVSSGIYLITLTHNDKRVTLKFVISK